GCTGCTTAGCAGTTCGGCTTCGCTGGTTCGCGTCAAATCCCCAATCGTGTCGATGCCCATCTTCTGCAGACAGTTGCGGCTTCGCACGCTGAGTTCGAAGTTAGCAACGGGCATGTTTAGCGTTTGGGCCAAACGATCGTTGCGGCGCTGAGCTTCTTCGTCGTACAGCAGGTTGCCGGTTGCCGCGGCATCCTTCAAATACAGATTGGTTTGCGGATGATCGGGATACGATTCAAGGATTCGGCGATAACACGCCTGAGCACGATCAAATTGGTTGTTGTCTTCGTAAATCAAACCAAGATTGATCAAAGCCCCGATGCCGGTCGGAAATGCCTTGGCCGCACGCTCGTACAGTTTCAGTGCTTCGGCGTCGTTGCCCATCCGATCGTTTTCGAGTGCCAATCCGAACAACGCACCCGCATGATTTTCGTCGGTGTTCACGGCGCGTTGGTACAGAGCAAGTGCCTCTTCCAAACGGCCACCGACAGCGGAAACCGTCGCCGCACGTTGGTACATGTATTCGGACGTCTGCTCGGCAGGTCCGAAAATGTTATCAAGAATTTCCAGCGACTTTTCGGTGCGGCCGGCGTATCGATGAGCCTCGGCGATACGGATGTTGCATTCGTCCGCGTTGTAGCCCGAGGTTTGGGCTTGTTGGTATACCGGGATCGCTTCGTCGTAGCGGCTCAATTCAAACAGAGCGCGTGCTTGATAAAACAACGCCATCGCGCTGCCGTCCGCGTTTTGCAGCGTTTCCAGAGCCGCTTTGAATTTACCGAGCAAAAACAGACAGACGCCCATCTTGGTCTTGGCTGCCGGACTGAGCGATTCGTCCGTCTCCATTTCGTTCACGGCATCGCGAAGTTCGCCGAAATGGCCGTAATTCTCAGTGATCGCAGAACGAATGGCTGCGACATCGGATGGACCAAACGAATTGTTTGCCAGAACCATCTCTTTCAAATCGAGCACATCGAGTTCGATATCACTCATCGAGAAGCATCTCCTGTCGCGAGCTGTTTAAGCTATGGATGTAAGTTTCGAGCAAAACTTACATTAAATTTGAATCTTAAATTGAGAAGCCAGCGGCGGGATTTGAACCCGCAACCCTCGCATTACGAATGCGATGCTCTGCCAATTGAAGCTACGCTGGCGTTCGCTCGTTCGGGGGGCTAAGGGCATCCGGCTTCGTGTGCCATGTCGAAAGCCTGTGCCAAAAGAACGGCGTGTCCAAAGAAAATAAGCGAAATACCTAAAATTCGTCAATAGGCGACGATCGCAACAAAACCCTCTCTGGCCTCTAAATCCTGACGCTAAGACCAATTAGGAGGGAAAAATCAGCGGTGTTGCGTTCAAACCAATTTTTTTTGCCACTGATGCCCTTTTTCTGTATTTTCGAATTGAAGCGTCTCTAATTGGCGAATCAGCTCGCTGCGATCGCTGTTGACGGCCGTTTCGACCGTGTAAATCCGGCGATCGGCGAGCGTTTGAATCAGACTGCCAATCAAAAAACTTTCTGCCCCGCTCATCCGGTCGGCTTCCGCCAATGGCGATAAATCGAGGATCGCGTGGGCACAATTCATCACTTGAGCCTCGACGTCACTGCACCAAAGTTCCACCTCGGCCAACATTTCGCCGGTGCGATGGTCCACAATCTTGTGACGCTCGATGTCAAAGTGCGAAAACGCTGACGCCAATCGGGGAACCACCGGCATACGAGGCTCGCGAACGCCTCGCGTGGTCCGGCGTAACTGCAACGCCTCGCGGTTGACCGGCGGCCGGTAGGGGCTCGTTGAGACCACTAAACGCGAAATGGGATCGCTCGCCGTGTAGCCCGCCTCGGTTAACAGCGAACTGGTTCGAGTGTCCGCTTCGGGAATGCCGATGCCATGACCGATCGGAGGCAAACCGACGTAGCCGTCATAGGCGTCGCGAACCAGACCGACGCGAAGCGAATGACAGCCGAGCTCTTTGACCCGATCCTCGGCCGCCGCCAACAAAGGTTCACAGACTTCGAGCCCCCCATTGGGCGAGAAGCAAAATGCCAGCATGCGCCCCATATGATCGTGCTGGAACCCCGTTTCCAAATCGGTCTTTTGACCGGTTTCTTCGGGATAACGGTCCACCGCGACGTGACACCAAGCCCGCACTTGGCCGTCGGAAAGCGCGACCAACAGATTGGCGGGATCGAAAAAAGTGCGAGCTAAAATGGCTTGCTCGATCGTCGCCATCGCGACCGGCGGCGCGACGCCGATGCAAGACCAGTGATCGATCCAGACATCCACCAGTCGCGGTAAGTCTACATTGCAAAAGGGCCGAATTGTTGACACGGTAAAATCGCCGCTTGCGTTCAGGTGGAGAGTTTCAAGGATGGAAATGCAAGAACTGGACCGTTCTCCATTTTTTTCGCGTCATAACGGCAACGACAAGACTCGTGCACCGGCAAGCTCCGAGCGGATGGGAGAGGCCTGCACAGCTTGTCGCCCTTTTATATACGAATCCTCGGTTTTTGTTTAACAAAACTGTAGCCGGAATCAAAATGAATGTCAGCAATACGAACGCGTGCAGCGACCTGCGAATTCAATTCGCGATCCGCGATTCGGTGCCTCTCGAGACGCTTTTTCGATGCTGACCCGCCATGCTGACACGCATGGAGGTTTCGTTTTGATGTTTCGTTCACCCCTTCAACCCTTTTGACGTCAAACCTTTCCAACGGTGTTCAGCGACCTTCACAATCGGGATGCTTCCGCTCGCTCGCTCGACCAACCACGGTTGTCGGCGTCGTTGGCCGACGAAGCCGCAGCGGTGATCCAGGATCAACTAGGATTGACGCTGCGTCCGACTCAAATCGAGGCGGCTCGCTGTTTGTTCGACCCTTCGATTGTGGAGCTGCCTACCGGCGAAGGCAAGACACTTAGTATCGCCGTGGCCGCGATCGCCATGGTCAGCGCCGGTCGACGTGTTTTTGTCGCCACTGCAAACGACTATTTGGCGACACGCGATTGCGAGTTCTTGCAGACGGTTTTTCAGGCATTGGGCATCACCGCTGCGTCCATCACCGCCCAGACGACGTCGGCCGAAAAGCAAGTCGCCTACGATGCGGATGTCATCTACAGCACGCTTCGGCAATTTGGATTCGATTATCTGACCGAGCGGATCGAGTGGCGAAACGAGCAGCGAAACGCACAACGAAACGAGTCCGCATCTCGTCGTCATCGCCAGATAACGCGGGATGTGTTGTTGGTCGATGAAGCTGACAGCGTGCTGATCGACGAAGCTTGCACTCCGCTGGTGATCTCGTCCCCTTCGGTGACCGTTGAAGCGAACACCGCAGCGATGTATCGCTGGGCTGCGGATTTTGCCAAAACGTTGTCAGCCAACATCGATTTCGTCTCGATGGCCGATTCGGACGCGATTGCGTTGACGACGGCGGGACACCAAAAGGTGCTTCGCTCGACGATGCCCGTCGAAATGAATCAATTGACCAGCACTGAAATTGTCGCGGCGGTGGAAACGGCAATCGAGGCAGCCACCCGGTTTCGCCGTGATGAACATTACCTTGTCAGCGAAGATCAGATTCAATTGGTGGATGAATTTACCGGGCGGGGGCAAGTCAATCGAACCTTTGCCGCAGACCTTCATCAAGCGATCCAAGCTCGCGAGGAAGTGGCGATCACACCACCCTCTCGGCCGCTGGCGCGAATCACGATTCAAGAGTTTGTCGCCGGTTTTGCTCATCTGTCGGGGACGACGGCTACGGCGTGGGAAGATCGCCGCGAGATTGCTGATGTCTATGGATTGTCCGTTCGGCGTATCGCGTCTTGGAAACCGCTGCGACGTATCGAATATCCCGCCCAAGTTTATTGCAGCGAAACGGCCAAATTCGAAGCGATTGCCGACGAGATCCAACAGGTCGTCGCTGACGGACGCGCCGTGCTGGTCGGCACTCGAACGATTGAAAAATCGGAACAGCTGAGCCGTGTGTTGCAGGCCCAAGGTTTGCAGCATGTGGTGTTAAATGCGCGGCACGTGGATCGTGAAGCCGAATGGGTCAAAGCGGCGGGAACCTCAGGCCGGATCACCGTTGCCACCAACATGGCAGGACGTGGCACCGATATTCCGCTCGATCCATCCGTCGCGGATGCCGGTGGTTTGCATGTGATCGTCAGCGAACCCCATTCGGCGGCTCGCATCGATCGCCAATTGATTGGCCGAGCAGCCCGGCAAGGGGATCCGGGGTCGTGTCGCTGTTATGGGTCGATCGATGACGAAATACTCGATCGCGCGTACGGAGCGGTGGCCGCCGACTCGCTGCGACATCGCCTGCGAAATTTGTACTCCGAAACGCAAGTCCGCCGGCAACTTCGCCGCGCCCAAACCGCCGTCACCCGAACGCAGCGGCGCGGGCGACGTCATCTAACAGCCCATGCCAACCGTTTCGCTTTGCAAATGCGTTCGCTCGGACTCGATCCTCATCTCGATCCGATCAGTGAATCCCGATGAACGATCGCACGAGATTCTCGCGAGGAGTTGGGGATTCTCGCAGGTCGTTTGAAGCGATGGCGATTCACGCTAACCGGTCACTGCGGTATGATTACGCCATTGATCGATTCAAGTGATTCTCGGATTGATTCTGCGACTTCGAAACGGCTGGGCAGTGTGCATATGATATCGAATGACCTGACAATCAAACTTGCCTCCCAACGATGGCGTCCGGTCCACCGGCACTATTCCTCGGCTACGATGGTCGTGGTCGGCCTCGTGTTGCTGGCATTGCTGGCTCCCCACGCCAACGCGGCTACGCCTGGATTGCAAAGCCACGTCAAGCCATTCTCGTTGCCTGGCGCCGATGGCACCACAGTCTCGCTTTCCGCCGACCCCACCGTCTCGCTAAACGTACTTTGTTTCCTCGGAACTGAATGTCCGCTGGCGCGAATCTATGGCCCTCGGCTTGATGCATTGGCCCAACAATACGCCGACCGCGGCGTTCAGTTCATTGGAATCAACAGTAACATCCAAGACTCGATGGATGAGTTGCGGCGGTATGTCAAAGATCATCGGCTGACCTTTCCGGTGGCCAAGGATTATGACCGACGTGTTGCGGTTCAATCCGGTGCCACGCGTACTCCTGAGGTATTTGTGATCGATCGTTCCGGAACGGTCCGCTACTCTGGTCGCATCGACGATCA
The nucleotide sequence above comes from Novipirellula caenicola. Encoded proteins:
- a CDS encoding DNA-directed RNA polymerase subunit alpha C-terminal domain-containing protein gives rise to the protein MSDIELDVLDLKEMVLANNSFGPSDVAAIRSAITENYGHFGELRDAVNEMETDESLSPAAKTKMGVCLFLLGKFKAALETLQNADGSAMALFYQARALFELSRYDEAIPVYQQAQTSGYNADECNIRIAEAHRYAGRTEKSLEILDNIFGPAEQTSEYMYQRAATVSAVGGRLEEALALYQRAVNTDENHAGALFGLALENDRMGNDAEALKLYERAAKAFPTGIGALINLGLIYEDNNQFDRAQACYRRILESYPDHPQTNLYLKDAAATGNLLYDEEAQRRNDRLAQTLNMPVANFELSVRSRNCLQKMGIDTIGDLTRTSEAELLSSKNFGETSLVEIREMLTSKGLSLGQFAHEKKSNDPPIDTSHMSPDEQALLERPISDLNLSVRARKCMARLQLNTIGELVRKTGDEMLECKNFGVTSLNEVREKLADLGIKLRGD
- a CDS encoding DEAD/DEAH box helicase produces the protein MFSDLHNRDASARSLDQPRLSASLADEAAAVIQDQLGLTLRPTQIEAARCLFDPSIVELPTGEGKTLSIAVAAIAMVSAGRRVFVATANDYLATRDCEFLQTVFQALGITAASITAQTTSAEKQVAYDADVIYSTLRQFGFDYLTERIEWRNEQRNAQRNESASRRHRQITRDVLLVDEADSVLIDEACTPLVISSPSVTVEANTAAMYRWAADFAKTLSANIDFVSMADSDAIALTTAGHQKVLRSTMPVEMNQLTSTEIVAAVETAIEAATRFRRDEHYLVSEDQIQLVDEFTGRGQVNRTFAADLHQAIQAREEVAITPPSRPLARITIQEFVAGFAHLSGTTATAWEDRREIADVYGLSVRRIASWKPLRRIEYPAQVYCSETAKFEAIADEIQQVVADGRAVLVGTRTIEKSEQLSRVLQAQGLQHVVLNARHVDREAEWVKAAGTSGRITVATNMAGRGTDIPLDPSVADAGGLHVIVSEPHSAARIDRQLIGRAARQGDPGSCRCYGSIDDEILDRAYGAVAADSLRHRLRNLYSETQVRRQLRRAQTAVTRTQRRGRRHLTAHANRFALQMRSLGLDPHLDPISESR